The sequence tttattccgtagctttttgtttcgagttactaacacttagcaaccgaaccggtatctaataccctggtgctactaggagtactagcaaagtacacattaacacaatgtatatccaatatacttctatcgaccttgccagccttcttatctaccaagtatctagggtaattctgctctagtggttgttccccttattacagaagcacttagtctcgggtttgggttttaccttgggtttcttcactagagcagcagctgatttgccgtttcatgaagtatcccttcttgcccttgcccttcttgaaactagtggtttcacaaccatcaacaattgatgctccttcttgatttctactttcgcgatgtctaacaacgcgaatacctcaaggatcatctctatccttgatatgttatagttcatcacgaagctctagcagcttggtggcaatgactttggataaacatcactatcttatctagaagatcaactcccactcgattcaagcgattgttgcactcagacaatctgagcacaaactcaacaattgagcttttctccttagtttgcaggttaagaaagtcatcggaggtcttatacctcttgacatgggcacgagcctgaaatcccaatttcagccctcaaaacatctcatatgtttcgcgatgtttcaaaaacgtctttggtgcctcaactctaaaccgtttaactgaactatcacgtagttatcaaaacgtgtatgtccgatgttcgcaacatccacaaatgacgtttggggttcagcacactgagcggtgcattaatgacataagccttctatgaagcaatgaggacaatcctcagtttacggacctagtccgcataattgctactatcaactttcaactaaactttctctaggaacatatctaaacagtagaactatagcgtgagctacgacataatttgcaaaaaccttttgactatgttcaggataattaagttcatcttatgaactcccactcagatagacatccctctagtcatctaagtgattacatgatccgagtcaaactaggccgtgtccgatcatcacgtgagacggactagtcatcatcggtgaacatcttcatgttgatcgtatcttctatacgactcatgttcgacctttcggtctccatgttccgaggccatgtctgtacatgctaggctcgtcaagttaaccctaagtgttttgcatgtgttccgaggccatgtctgtacatgctaggctcgtcaacacccgttgtatttgaacgtctgaataaaacacccgatcatcacgtgatgttttgaaacagcgaactgtcgcaacggtgcacagttaggggagaacacttcttgaaattgttgtaagggatcatcttatttactaccgtcgttctaagcaaataagatgtataaacatgataaacatcacatgcaatcaaatagtgacatgatatggccatcatcactttgctccttttgatctccatcttcggggctccatgatcatcatcgtcaccggcatgacaccatgatctccatcatcatgatctccatcatcgtgtcttcatgaagttgcctcgccaactattacttctactactatggctaacggttagcaataaagtaaagtaattacatgacgtttaagttgacacgcaggtcacaaataaataaagacaactcctatggctcctgccggttgtcatactcatcgacatgcaagtcgtgattcctattacaagaacatgatcaatctcatacatcacatatatcattcatcatatcctttttggccatatcacatcacatagcataccctgcaaaaacaagttagacgtcctctaattgttgtttgcatgttttacgtggctgctatgggtttctagcaagaacgtttcttacctacgcatgaaccacaacgtgatatgccaattgctatttacccttcataaggacccttttcatcgaatccgatccgactaaagtgggagagacagacacccgccagccaccttatgcaactagtgcatgtttgtcagtggaaccggtctcacgtaagcgtacgtgtaaggttggtccgggccgcttcatcccacgatgccgctgaatcaagataagactagtaacggcaagcatattgaacaatatcgacgcccacaactactttgtgttctactcgtgcaaagaatctacgcaatagacctagctcatgatgccactgttgggtaacgtagcagaaattcaaaaattttcctacgtgtcaccaagatctatctatggagagaccagcaacgagtagaaagagagtgcatctacatacccttgtagatcgctaagcggaagcgttcaagtgaacggggttgatggagtcgtactcgtcgtgattcagatcaccgatgatcctagtgccgaacggacggcacctccgcgttcaacacacgtacagctcgacgatgtctcccacgccttgatccagcaaggagagagggagaggttgaggaagactccatccagcagcagcacaacggcgtggtggtgatggaggagcgtggcaatcctgcagggcttcgccaagcacctacgggagaggaggaggtgtcacgggagggagggaggcgccaagggctcaggtatggatgccctccctcccctccactatatataggggcaggggagaggggggaggcgcagccttgccccttcctccaaggaaggggtgcggctaagagggggggaggagtccatcctccccaaggcacctcggaggtgccttccccctttaggactcttccctctagggttccctaggcgcatgggcctcttggggctggtgcccttggcccatgtaggccaaggcgcaccccctacagcccatgtggccccccggggcaggtggccccacccggtgggcccccgggacccttccggtggtcccggtacaataccgatgaccccgaaacttgtcccgatggccgaaacaggacttcctatatataaatctttacctccggaccattccggaactcctcgtgacgtccgggatctcatccgggactccgaacaacattcgataaccacatacaaacttcctttataaccctagcgtcatcgaaccttaagtgtgtagaccctacgggttcgggagacatgtagtcatgaccgagatgttctccggtcaataaccaacagcgggatctggatacccatgttggctcccacatgttccacgatgatctcatcggatgaaccacgatgtcaaggactcaatcaatcccgtatacaattccctttgtctagcggtatggtacttgcccgagattcgatcgtcggtataccgatactttgttcaatctcgttaccggcaagtctctttactcgttccgtaacacatcatcccgtgatcaactccttgatcacattgtgcacattatgatgatgtcctaccgagtgggcccagagatacctctccgtttacacggagtgacaaaatcccaatcttgattcgtgccaacctaacagacactttcagagatacccgtagtgtacctttatagccacccagttacattgtgacgtttggcacacccaaagcacttctacggtatccgggagttgcacaatctcatggtctaaggaaatgatacttgacattagaaaagctttagcatacgaactacatgatcttgtgctaggcttaggattgggtcttgtccatcacatcattctcctaatgatgtgatcccgttatcaacgacatccaatgtccatggtcaggaaaccgtaaccatctattgattaacgagctagtcaactagaggcttactagggacatggtgttgtctatgtatccacacatgtatctgagtttcctatcaatacaattctagcatggataataaacgattatcatgaacaaggaaatataataataatcaatttattattgcctctagggcatatttccaacagttgttgAGCTGGGGATAGACGCCTGAGATCTTGTGTTCGACTCCGGTGCGCGTTCTTTAAAAAAAGAGATAGATCACAACAGTAAAATCACAATAAAATTTGACTTATTCTTTCTCAACTGAAGACTACTccttccgtccggaaatacttgtcctatgAATAaatatatctagacgtattttagttatagatatatCTATTTTATCCATTTGTAGAacgagtaatttcgaacggagggtgTACTATTTAATAACAAGAAATCATTGATAGAAGATAATGAAGGTGCGTCTGCTCTCAAACTTTGGCAAAAAAAGAAAGATATTGAACACACGGTTGGCCACGTGTCCTATTGGGGCTAAATTTTCTCCATGCTTAATttccatgtttgttggtagataaaATGAAGGAAAAATCAGGTAAAAAAAATGAAGGAAGAAATGCGTACAGAACATATATGGCAATGATGATCCAAATTCTTCGTAATAGACATGAAGATTACTTAATATACTATATGATAttgagctatcgagctaaaatcgagcgagtCAATGCTGGCTCGGGATCGGCTCATTTCTCGGTCGATCTACATAAAGTGCTTATACTCAGCTCATTTCTTTTCAAGTTAATCTTGAGTCAAGCTAAAATACaagtcgatctcgagcggctcacgagtctcgagcttttcttgcagtcCTAGCCTCGAGCCGTCGCTCCCTGACTCCGGATTTGGAGCGAAATACACATGCCTCGAGCGGCCGCTCCTCAACTTCGGATTTGGAGCGAAACACACGCCTCAAGCCGCCGGAGGTGCGGACACTCCTGGCCCTCTGATCGGCACGCCTCGGAACTCCATTCACCGCGAGCTTCCGGCAATGGATTCATGCAGAGAGACAGCCGAAGTTGGGTATCCTCCCGAGGCCGGCGGAGAGCCAGCCGGAGCTTGGGCATCCTCCCGGGACCGACGGAGAGCCGGGATAAAAAAATCCAGCCGAAGCTCCATATATGTGTCATGGAAGATCTTCTCTTTGGTACGTTATAATCCACAATCCAGTCATCATCGTATGTATACAGTCAGTCTAACCGCCGGGCCGGGATAAAATTCTTATCCCTGCGCCCATTTAGCCACCAAATGAAACAACTTTGTGTTTGAATTCGAATCACCATCTTGCAACCATCGAACCCAATCATTTTAGTAGCCGAAAACAAACAGGAACAGCCACGAAAAAGTAATGCACTCGAGACCATCGTCAGGCTAGAATCATTCAGTAGTTCAAGCCATACAAGGTCTGCACCACGCGCTGTTACCTCCTACTCCCATCTGGTCCAGGTTAAAAATCCCGCTACACCGAGACTGAGAGCGCGACGACTCTACATTCATGCAACCAGCACAAAACTGCATTAGCCGAGTCTCCAGCATCATCGAAGAAATTGCTTCTCTAACAAACTGCAAAAGTAACAAACATATTTGACATGTCAGCATTTTTACGGATAGATCAGAATTGTATACAAGAGCATTTTATTTAGTATGCTATAAGTACAAAACTGCTGATTGATGAGCCTAAGGGGGCTGATGTTTATATTGATGTTTATATTGGTTATGGAGGGCCTGCACCATATGTTCAAGTACGCTGATTCGCATGGGATGTTCACTCCGCTGGCCAGAAGGGCCTAAAGCACCGCCTGTCATTCTTCGCCGCCGACGTCAAGCCAAACATAGTGGACGTGGCACTCTACTCGGCCATCCTACAGGACTTCGGTGAGGTCTCGGGCCTCAAGATAAACCCCCCAAAATGCACTGCCACACCTATTCGGTGCTCTGTGGAGCAGGCTGATCAACTGAAGTTAGGGCTCGGTTGCCCATTGGGATCGTTCCCCTGCCAGTACCTCGGCCTGCCGCTAACAATCAGAAAACCAACGGCGATGCAATTCCAGATGGCCAGAAGGTTGCCAACGCGGAGCGGTGGAGGGCAGCATACATGGACAAATCTGGAAGACTCATGCTTGTGCAATCTGTTCTTTGCGCAATGTCGATTCATATGATGATGGCACTAGATGTGCCACCTGAGGTCTTGACGAGCATGAACAAGATATATCGGGGCTTCTTTGGGGCAGGGAGCTCGGACACCCACGGAGGGAAGTGTGACGTGGCTTGGCGCACCGTCTGCATGCCGAAGTGGACTGGAGGACTAGGCCTGCCGGATCTTAAGTGGATGAATGCCGCCTTGAGGGCTCGATGGCTGTGGGTGCAGAGGGTAGACCAGGAGAGACCGTGGGCGGAGTTCGAGATCAATGTCTCAGCTGAATTGCTTGCTGTTTACCGCACGGCCGTATTCGTCGAGTGGGCAATGGTGCAGGCTCGTTCTTCTAGGAAGACCGTTGGCTACAGGGAAGACGCATTCAGGAGATTGCTCCTCGGCTCTACAATCGTGTCCCTCCCAGGATCCGGAAAAGCAGGACAACTGGGGACGCTCTGGCTGGGGCTTGGCCTTTGGATGCCAGACCGCGGCTGAGATCTGCCTACGCGAGTCGATACTTTGGACGTGAAGAAGACCTGGCTGCCACAGTAGTGTGGGACTCCAGAGCGCCGTTGAGATGCATGCTGTTTGCCTGGCTTGCGTATAAGAACAGATGTTGGACCTTGGATCGCCTCGCGCGCCGTGGTCTTCCGTATCAGGAGGCCTGCCCGCTTTGTTGCCAGTTGCCGGAGACGATCAGCCAACTATTGGTATCCTGTGTTTTCGCACGATCAGTCTAGCATCAGGTGCTTCTTGCTTGGGGACAGACAACTTGCTACCTTGGAGTGCTTCGATGCAACCACAGGCAACCGTACGGAAAGATTTTCACACAATTATCTTGCTCGTCTATTGGCAGATATGGAAACACCGCAATGCTATTGTGTTCGATGGGGCAACTACTTCAACTGTTGCCATTCTACAAAGGATTCACGAAGAGGGTAGGACTTGGCAGTTAGCGTGGATATTTGGGTCGGACATGTCTTCTTTCTTTCATAGGTTGCATATAGGTGGAACTTGAGTGAGTAGTTGAGTGTAACTCTGGTTAGTAGCCATCTTGTAGACATGTGGATGGGTTTCTCACCCTTTTCTTTTATGAATATATGATACGCATGCTTGTGCATATTCTAGAAAAAATTAGCTAGCATAAGTAACAAAATAAGGTTGCGATGCTCGAAATCTCAAACCAATAGGGAAATGGGAGAAAACGGCCAGTGCGTTCCGTGAAAAGATCTAACTCCAGTGCTGGAAGTGCAGTCATGTTTGTTCATAACTCATAAGCAAGTGGGGTTTTTTATCAGCAAACCGAGCTTAGCCAATTATGAAATCGGTGCATCGGCAAAGATTAAAGAAATATTGAGTTCAAGTATTCAACCTAGGCAACAATGGTAAGAACAATGTACCTGCACCCCGGTCGAACATTGTGTGGGAAGCACACATCTTCATTACTGTTCATCCTCAGAGTCATCGGAAGTTTCATTGCTTTCATAGTCTGGGTTTGCTCTGAAAATGTAGACCTGCATCATTTACATAACCAATGAGGTTGTACAATATGCACTTAGCAGTGAGATAAAACGGCATCCTCATGATTGGGCCTTCAAAGAATCCCTTCCATTATCTAAAAAGATATAACTGGACAATCAAAGGCCTATGAATGAAATAATTCCTAGAGGCCCTTCTAGAGCAATAACAACGTTTCCTGCAAACTGTGTGTAGAATTAATTGGCAGTCCAAACCAAACAGGCCGAATTTCTCGTCTATGAATAAGCAGACACAGCTCACCAGTCTCAATTATGGATATCGCATATAACCCACTTTATAATTTAAACATAAGACATACAGAAAACATTGAAGTTCGATACTACGCAATGACCCTAGTACTAGTCTAGTCATTATGTAGACATAACAGATTTTTCTCATGTATATAAACTTAAAGACCATTGTTTGGACAGACGAACGCATGAACGAGTACGAGGCCACCAAGCAACTTTCAGGAATGTCTAAGAATCACAAGGCCGCATTTGGAACACAAGGAATTCCACATgaaaacaagttatatatgcacTCAACACTAAATGTGGTGGAGTTCCTAAAAGTAAAAGTAGAGCGTTTTCACCCATGGAATGGAGGGCATGCTGAATCTCACCTTGAACTTTGCGCTTTCTATCAGCTGGAAAACCAAGCAATCGCCGTTTTCAAGGTCATGGTGGACGGCAAACTCTCTCCACCCCTTGCTGAGGTAGCAGATGCCCTGTTTGCTGGCATTGCACAGCATGTGGAACTCGACACCCGCCTCATCCACCAAGACGACCGCCTCATCGTGCGCCGGGAGGTGCTCGATGAAGTGCTTCGGGATCATCTGCCACAAGGAATATAATAACCCCCCCAAAAACAATCAACAATCATCCGATCCAAGAACCACATTGCCTCACATCCGGTGGAAGTTTTCTTGCTCCAATACCATACCATCAGTTTTGCCCTGCTGGCGCAGACGTGGGTCAAGGTCTTGACGAAGGCGGGCCGGCGAATGCGGTGGATCCGGCGCCGGAGCTCCTCGGccctggcgacggcggcggccctcTCCTCGTCGGTCGGTCCTTTCCAAATACGGGCGTCGTATGCGGCGTACACCCCCTGCTCGTCGCGGTGCTGCGCGCCCTCGAGGTAGTCGGGCTGCTCCGGGAGGCCGGCGACGCGGCCGGACCGCCGGAGATCGCCGGGCTCCGGGGCCTTCCGCTTCTGCGACACCGAGGCGGCGGACGAGTCATATATACGGGTACGGGAGAAAAGGAGACGGAAGACCGACCGGAGGCAAGGAAGGAAGAAGGGAGAGGATCTGTCGGACCGGCTTGGGcttggggttggggttggggttgggCCTGGCGGCGGCCTCGCGGACGGCGGCGGAGAGGTGGTGCAGGCGCAGCTCGTCGAGCTTCCGGCGGTTCTCCTCCATCTGCCGCCGGCGCTGCTCCTCGTACGAGTTCGCTTCCGCCATTGCCTTCTCGATTCTGCTTCCTCTTCCGCTTCTTGGGTGTTTTGCAGCcgccgtgtgtgtgtgtttgggagGTGAAGTGGGCTGGGCAGGGAATGGGGAAAAGTAACGTGGCCCTTCTTCGAGCACCTCGCTTCCGCCTCAAACCCCAGCACACACGCTCgaatattttatttttttatgaCAAATGGAATGTACTcgcttcgtttctaaatatttgtctttttagagatttcaaatgaactaccatgTACaggtgtatatagacatattttagagtttagattcactcattCTGCTCCGTAAATAGTCAcgtgttgaaatatctaaaaaagacaaatatttaggaacgaagggagtatttaaTATCGCAGAGATATCAATTACACCCAGCTTTCTGCAACAACACAATGTCGTAAAGACATTTATGGATGCACACAAcaaaaagacaaaaaaaagaagaagaaaaagaagaagaaaggaatatccGCTACAGTTATCAATTCCTTGTAGTTGCAA comes from Triticum aestivum cultivar Chinese Spring chromosome 5B, IWGSC CS RefSeq v2.1, whole genome shotgun sequence and encodes:
- the LOC123117617 gene encoding B3 domain-containing protein Os06g0194400, which produces MAEANSYEEQRRRQMEENRRKLDELRLHHLSAAVREAAARPNPNPNPKPKPKRKAPEPGDLRRSGRVAGLPEQPDYLEGAQHRDEQGVYAAYDARIWKGPTDEERAAAVARAEELRRRIHRIRRPAFVKTLTHVCASRAKLMMIPKHFIEHLPAHDEAVVLVDEAGVEFHMLCNASKQGICYLSKGWREFAVHHDLENGDCLVFQLIESAKFKVYIFRANPDYESNETSDDSEDEQ